One segment of Sylvia atricapilla isolate bSylAtr1 chromosome 8, bSylAtr1.pri, whole genome shotgun sequence DNA contains the following:
- the MMS19 gene encoding MMS19 nucleotide excision repair protein homolog isoform X4 has translation MCDVLSPGLAVSVLKAIFQEVHVQSLMQLDRHTVYSIITNFMSTREEELKGLGANFTFGFIQVMDGEKDPRNLLVAFQIVRDLIAKDYALGPFVEELFEVTSCYFPVDFTPPPNDPHGIQREDLILSLRAVLTSTPQFAEFLLPLLIEKLDSELQSAKLDSLQTLTACCAIYGQKELQEFLPSLWSSLRREVFQTASEKIETECLAALHALSACLSRSVLSSDSEDLLDSFLSSILQDCRHHLCEPDMKLVWPSAKLLQAAAGASLRTYHCITHSVLPLLLEQYTKHTQSSQRRTILEMLLGFLDLQQKWGHVEEDESVLLSLQAAVCSVVFSALTDPSVQLQLVGIKTLTVLGSLQGFLSSSDLELVVDHLIRLALHEEDSQSSEAAMEAAGSLAPTYPKVFSGRMVPRLEEELQSEREESYHNHHSLQQRCLQALAAVSTHTSIVRETVPVLLQHLQKVQKGTEASNTQDVVSVCQSLHRVALQCQQDAESCWYFHQTVVPCLLAMAVQAAMQESTHRLPGKALLEEEVLAAMIPVISAATTHLSPELAAQSVSHVVPLFLDGDVSFLPQNSFPCSFQPFGDGECLEAQRRLIALLMAFVCSLPRNVAIPQQEWLLRELLALSCSCNCPFTATTAAKCFAGLVNKHPAGQQLDEILQLAMNRMEPTLAEGPRRTQALTLLLWVTKALVLRYHPLSSCLTDKLLGLLGDMELGPAAADGFLLLMAESPDVLHKGCHADVRIMFRQRFFTDNVPKLVQGFHGAGPDVKANYLKGLSHVLNHLPKPVLVTELPTLLSLLLEALSCSDRVVQLSTLSCLHPLLLEAPQVMSLHVDTLVTKFLNLTSSPTMAVRIAALRCAHALTSLPTTVLLPYKGRVIRALAKPLDDKKRLVRKEAVAARGEWFLLGSPGR, from the exons ATGTGTGatgtgctgtccccagggctaGCAGTGTCTGTGCTCAAAGCTATCTTCCAGGAGGTACATGTGCAG TCCTTGATGCAGCTAGACCGCCACACAGTCTACAGCATCATCACCAACTTCATGAGCACCAGGGAGGAAG agctgaaagGCCTGGGTGCCAACTTCACCTTCGGCTTCATCCAGGTCATGGATGGGGAGAAGGATCCCCGCAATCTGCTGGTGGCCTTCCAGATTGTGCGTGATCTCATTGCCAAGGACTATGCCCTGG GTCCCTTTGTGGAGGAGCTGTTTGAAGTTACATCTTGCTATTTCCCTGTTGATTTTACTCCA CCCCCCAATGATCCTCATGGCATCCAGAGGGAAGACCTGATTCTGAGCCTCCGGGCTGTACTGACTTCTACACCCCAGTTTGCTGAG ttccttctccctctgcttaTTGAGAAGTTGGACTCGGAACTGCAAAGTGCCAAGCTTGACTCGCTGCAGACTCTG ACTGCCTGCTGTGCCATCTACgggcagaaggagctgcaggaattccttcccagcctCTGGTCGTCCCTGCGCAGAGAG GTGTTCCAGACAGCGAGTGAGAAGATCGAGACGGAATGCCTGGCTGCACTGCAtgctctctctgcctgcctctccCGCTCCGTGCTCAGCTCTGATTCTGAGGATCTGCTGGAttccttcctcagcagcatCCTGCAAG ATTGCAGGCACCATCTGTGCGAGCCCGACATGAAGCTGGTGTGGCCCAGTGCCAAACTCTTGCAGGCAGCAGCGGGTGCCTCCCTCCGCACCTACCACTGCATCACCCATAGcgtcctgcccctgctgctggagcagtaCACCAAGCACACGCAG agcagccagaggaggaCAATCCTGGAAATGCTGCTAGGCTTCCTGGACTTACAGCAGAAGTGGGGACATGTGGAAGAAG ATGAAAGTGTTCTGCTGTCGCTCCAAGCTGCAGTTTGCTCTGTGGTGTTCTCGGCGCTGACAGATCccagtgtgcagctgcagctggttgGGATCAAGACACTGACTGTCCTGGGCTCCCTGCAAG GCTTCCTGTCTTCCTCTGATCTGGAGCTGGTTGTGGATCATCTCATTCGTCTTGCTTTGCATGAGGAGGATTCCCAGAGCAG TGAAGCAGCAATGGAGGCAGCTGGGTCCCTGGCCCCCACCTACCCAAAAGTTTTCTCTGGACGCATGGTACCCAGGCTTGAGGAGGAGCTGCAATCAG AGCGGGAGGAGAGCTACCACAACCACCACTCCTTGCAGCAGCGCTGCCTGCAGGCCCTGGCAGCTGTATCCACCCACACCAGCATTGTGAGGGAgactgtccctgtcctgctACAGCATCTCCAGAAGGTGCAGAAAG GGACTGAGGCCAGCAACACCCAAGACGTGGTCTCTGTGTGCCAGAGCCTGCACCGCGTggctctgcagtgccagcaggatGCCGAGAGCTGCTGGTACTTCCACCAGACGGTTGTGCCGTGCCTGCTGGCCAtggctgtgcaggcagccaTGCAAG agagcACGCATAGACTGCCAGGcaaggcactgctggaggaAGAGGTGCTGGCTGCCATGATCCCAGTCATCAGTGCTGCCACCACTCACCTGAGCCCTGA GCTGGCTGCCCAGAGTGTGTCTCATGTGGTGCCCCTTTTTCTGGATGGCGATGTCTCCTTCCTACCCCAAAAcagttttccctgctccttccagcctttTGGG GATGGAGAGTGCTTGGAAGCACAGAGACGCCTGATCGCCCTCCTCATGGCCTTCGTCTGCTCCTTGCCCCGCAAT GTGGCAATCCCTCAGCAGGAATGGCTGCTCCGGGAGCTGCTGGCATTGAGCTGTTCCTGCAACTGTCCCTTCACAGCCACCACAGCTGCCAAGTGCTTTGCAGGCCTGGTGAACAAGCACCCAGCAG ggcagcagctggatgaaATTTTGCAGCTTGCAATGAACAGGATGGAGCCCACCCTTGCAGAGGGGCCCCGCCGAACACAGGCACTCACCTTGCTGCTCTGG GTGACCAAAGCCTTGGTGCTGCGCTACCAccccctgagctcctgcctGACAGACAAG CTGCTGGGCCTGCTGGGTGACATGGAGCTGGGCCCTGCCGCAGCCGATGGCTTCTTGCTGCTCATGGCTGAGTCCCCAGACGTGCTGCACAAGGGCTGCCATGCCGACGTGCGCATCATGTTCCGCCAGCGCTTCTTCACTGACAACGTCCCTAAGCTGGTGCAAGGCTTCCATGGGGCTGGCCCTG ACGTGAAGGCCAATTACCTGAAGGGCCTGTCCCATGTGCTGAACCACCTCCCCAAACCTGTGCTGGTGACAGAACTGCCCACG ctgctgtccctcctgcttGAGGCCTTGTCCTGCTCAGATCGTGTAGTACAGCTCTCCACACTGAGCTGTCTCCACCCACTGCTGCTCGAAGCTCCCCAGGTCATGAGCCTGCATGTCGACACACTGGTCACCAAGTTCCTCAACCtcacctccagccccaccaTG GCTGTCCGCATCGCCGCCCTGCGCTGTGCCCATGCCCTCACCAGTCTGCCCACAACAGTG CTGCTCCCATACAAGGGCCGAGTTATCCGGGCACTGGCCAAGCCTTTGGATGACAAAAAGAGGCTGGTGCGGAAGGAAGCAGTGGCAGCACGTGGGGAATG GTTCCTGCTCGGGAGCCCAGGCAGGTGA
- the MMS19 gene encoding MMS19 nucleotide excision repair protein homolog isoform X5, giving the protein MDGEKDPRNLLVAFQIVRDLIAKDYALGPFVEELFEVTSCYFPVDFTPPPNDPHGIQREDLILSLRAVLTSTPQFAEFLLPLLIEKLDSELQSAKLDSLQTLTACCAIYGQKELQEFLPSLWSSLRREVFQTASEKIETECLAALHALSACLSRSVLSSDSEDLLDSFLSSILQDCRHHLCEPDMKLVWPSAKLLQAAAGASLRTYHCITHSVLPLLLEQYTKHTQSSQRRTILEMLLGFLDLQQKWGHVEEDESVLLSLQAAVCSVVFSALTDPSVQLQLVGIKTLTVLGSLQGFLSSSDLELVVDHLIRLALHEEDSQSSEAAMEAAGSLAPTYPKVFSGRMVPRLEEELQSEREESYHNHHSLQQRCLQALAAVSTHTSIVRETVPVLLQHLQKVQKGTEASNTQDVVSVCQSLHRVALQCQQDAESCWYFHQTVVPCLLAMAVQAAMQESTHRLPGKALLEEEVLAAMIPVISAATTHLSPELAAQSVSHVVPLFLDGDVSFLPQNSFPCSFQPFGDGECLEAQRRLIALLMAFVCSLPRNVAIPQQEWLLRELLALSCSCNCPFTATTAAKCFAGLVNKHPAGQQLDEILQLAMNRMEPTLAEGPRRTQALTLLLWVTKALVLRYHPLSSCLTDKLLGLLGDMELGPAAADGFLLLMAESPDVLHKGCHADVRIMFRQRFFTDNVPKLVQGFHGAGPDVKANYLKGLSHVLNHLPKPVLVTELPTLLSLLLEALSCSDRVVQLSTLSCLHPLLLEAPQVMSLHVDTLVTKFLNLTSSPTMAVRIAALRCAHALTSLPTTVLLPYKGRVIRALAKPLDDKKRLVRKEAVAARGEWFLLGSPGR; this is encoded by the exons ATGGATGGGGAGAAGGATCCCCGCAATCTGCTGGTGGCCTTCCAGATTGTGCGTGATCTCATTGCCAAGGACTATGCCCTGG GTCCCTTTGTGGAGGAGCTGTTTGAAGTTACATCTTGCTATTTCCCTGTTGATTTTACTCCA CCCCCCAATGATCCTCATGGCATCCAGAGGGAAGACCTGATTCTGAGCCTCCGGGCTGTACTGACTTCTACACCCCAGTTTGCTGAG ttccttctccctctgcttaTTGAGAAGTTGGACTCGGAACTGCAAAGTGCCAAGCTTGACTCGCTGCAGACTCTG ACTGCCTGCTGTGCCATCTACgggcagaaggagctgcaggaattccttcccagcctCTGGTCGTCCCTGCGCAGAGAG GTGTTCCAGACAGCGAGTGAGAAGATCGAGACGGAATGCCTGGCTGCACTGCAtgctctctctgcctgcctctccCGCTCCGTGCTCAGCTCTGATTCTGAGGATCTGCTGGAttccttcctcagcagcatCCTGCAAG ATTGCAGGCACCATCTGTGCGAGCCCGACATGAAGCTGGTGTGGCCCAGTGCCAAACTCTTGCAGGCAGCAGCGGGTGCCTCCCTCCGCACCTACCACTGCATCACCCATAGcgtcctgcccctgctgctggagcagtaCACCAAGCACACGCAG agcagccagaggaggaCAATCCTGGAAATGCTGCTAGGCTTCCTGGACTTACAGCAGAAGTGGGGACATGTGGAAGAAG ATGAAAGTGTTCTGCTGTCGCTCCAAGCTGCAGTTTGCTCTGTGGTGTTCTCGGCGCTGACAGATCccagtgtgcagctgcagctggttgGGATCAAGACACTGACTGTCCTGGGCTCCCTGCAAG GCTTCCTGTCTTCCTCTGATCTGGAGCTGGTTGTGGATCATCTCATTCGTCTTGCTTTGCATGAGGAGGATTCCCAGAGCAG TGAAGCAGCAATGGAGGCAGCTGGGTCCCTGGCCCCCACCTACCCAAAAGTTTTCTCTGGACGCATGGTACCCAGGCTTGAGGAGGAGCTGCAATCAG AGCGGGAGGAGAGCTACCACAACCACCACTCCTTGCAGCAGCGCTGCCTGCAGGCCCTGGCAGCTGTATCCACCCACACCAGCATTGTGAGGGAgactgtccctgtcctgctACAGCATCTCCAGAAGGTGCAGAAAG GGACTGAGGCCAGCAACACCCAAGACGTGGTCTCTGTGTGCCAGAGCCTGCACCGCGTggctctgcagtgccagcaggatGCCGAGAGCTGCTGGTACTTCCACCAGACGGTTGTGCCGTGCCTGCTGGCCAtggctgtgcaggcagccaTGCAAG agagcACGCATAGACTGCCAGGcaaggcactgctggaggaAGAGGTGCTGGCTGCCATGATCCCAGTCATCAGTGCTGCCACCACTCACCTGAGCCCTGA GCTGGCTGCCCAGAGTGTGTCTCATGTGGTGCCCCTTTTTCTGGATGGCGATGTCTCCTTCCTACCCCAAAAcagttttccctgctccttccagcctttTGGG GATGGAGAGTGCTTGGAAGCACAGAGACGCCTGATCGCCCTCCTCATGGCCTTCGTCTGCTCCTTGCCCCGCAAT GTGGCAATCCCTCAGCAGGAATGGCTGCTCCGGGAGCTGCTGGCATTGAGCTGTTCCTGCAACTGTCCCTTCACAGCCACCACAGCTGCCAAGTGCTTTGCAGGCCTGGTGAACAAGCACCCAGCAG ggcagcagctggatgaaATTTTGCAGCTTGCAATGAACAGGATGGAGCCCACCCTTGCAGAGGGGCCCCGCCGAACACAGGCACTCACCTTGCTGCTCTGG GTGACCAAAGCCTTGGTGCTGCGCTACCAccccctgagctcctgcctGACAGACAAG CTGCTGGGCCTGCTGGGTGACATGGAGCTGGGCCCTGCCGCAGCCGATGGCTTCTTGCTGCTCATGGCTGAGTCCCCAGACGTGCTGCACAAGGGCTGCCATGCCGACGTGCGCATCATGTTCCGCCAGCGCTTCTTCACTGACAACGTCCCTAAGCTGGTGCAAGGCTTCCATGGGGCTGGCCCTG ACGTGAAGGCCAATTACCTGAAGGGCCTGTCCCATGTGCTGAACCACCTCCCCAAACCTGTGCTGGTGACAGAACTGCCCACG ctgctgtccctcctgcttGAGGCCTTGTCCTGCTCAGATCGTGTAGTACAGCTCTCCACACTGAGCTGTCTCCACCCACTGCTGCTCGAAGCTCCCCAGGTCATGAGCCTGCATGTCGACACACTGGTCACCAAGTTCCTCAACCtcacctccagccccaccaTG GCTGTCCGCATCGCCGCCCTGCGCTGTGCCCATGCCCTCACCAGTCTGCCCACAACAGTG CTGCTCCCATACAAGGGCCGAGTTATCCGGGCACTGGCCAAGCCTTTGGATGACAAAAAGAGGCTGGTGCGGAAGGAAGCAGTGGCAGCACGTGGGGAATG GTTCCTGCTCGGGAGCCCAGGCAGGTGA